A region of the Phoenix dactylifera cultivar Barhee BC4 chromosome 10, palm_55x_up_171113_PBpolish2nd_filt_p, whole genome shotgun sequence genome:
atgttaaTAATGTAATAGTTTAAAGATGGCCTAACCATAAATGTTGGTGCAACTATATGGCAAGATACATAATAAAGGGGGTTGTTGAGCTTGCAGGTGGAGACCCAGGCTAATTAGCTAATTATGTGATAGTATATTAAAATATAGTAGGTGCTAATTGGCTAGCTATGTGATGGTAGACTAAAATATGCTAGGTTTGACATGGCCAAGTGGCCCACGCTAACCCGGTCACATCTCCAATTAATTTAGCATGGAGTATACTTTGTTTTTAGCCTAGTTAGATTCTAGCAGCggttcatgtaccattttgaattACGAATCACTTTGGGGATTTTTTTGAATAGTGCATGATGCCTAGAGGGAAAAGAAATCGTTCCTCTCTTAAGTAATTGATGACATGGATGGAACAAAACAACTTGCTTGAATTCATGGAAAGCACCGCACTACTAAGCTGTGCATATATATTGTTGTCACGAAGTGCTGAACTGGAAAAAGTACCCAATTTTTTAATAGCAACACTTTGTCTTGTGGTTATAGAATTTTTTGGGGGACAATGTAATGCTTAGCCACAACTGTTATAACTTCAAGGCCTCAACCTTTTGGAAAGGGACGTTGTTTGCACCtcaaacaaaaagagagaggggacaTTGCTGGCCTACTATAATGACAAAATTAAAGCCGTGGAGGAAACGATAGAAAAAGTCCATTTTGATTACCTTTAATCCGGTTATTAACATCTTTTTTCAGGCTCTTCCAAAGAATTAATCATATCATTCCAATGCCTGCCAAATTAAAGATCACATGCTTCCGAGTGCAACGATGTTCAAAAACTTCATCAACATTGACAACATTGACACTTttcctaccaaaaaaaaaaaaaaccatctttGCACTTTCATTACACACGTGTGAGCATGTCCcaaatgtgtgtgtgtgtgtgtgtgtgtgtgtgagagagagagagagagagagagagagagagagagaggggatgaGCTTAGAACTCTAACCATATGTAGGTTTAATGTCATATAGTCCTAAAGTATACATCGAGATGACGATATATtatagcttaaaaaaaaaaaaccaaagatCCATGCCTTCCTTTGGATCAAGAGAACTAACTCAGCATGACCGACTTCCCTCCTTTTCCACCTCCTCAATCTCGAAAGAcatagaagaagatgaagaataggaaggaggagaagcaagGCCGAGAAGCAAATCCACAAAGGCACCTACTATAAACCCATGAGTCTTCTTACCATTGACCCTTAGATACCATAGCAAGAGCTCCTTAAGGCACTCCCAGTCCTTGAGCCCATGAGCCACCACCATCTCCTCCATGGACACCCGGAAGTCGTGGTACGGGTCCTCCGACTCCATTGCTAACGCGATGCTCTTCTTGAATGGGAATGCACCGGCCTTGGCTTCCTCCAGTATCGAGCTCGTGTCCCCCGGCTTGAAGAAGAGCCGGTCTGACCGGAGACCCCGTATGACTGTCTCCAACGAGTCGCCCCCCGAGTCCTCCGACGCCGTCGAGAAGCTCTCCGAACGCTCCTCCGACGAGTGGGTGAAGCACGATTCGGTCGAGCAGACGTAGGCCGAGTTCACCGTCTTGTAGATGTCGTCGCCATCCGCCGCTCGGAAGGAGAGAGTCTTTGGATGCTTACAAGAAGGCCAAGGCCATGaatgagaaggagaaggagaagaagaaaaataggaaGACGACCTTGACGTATCTCTAGgtttgaagaagagagaggtGAGGCCTAGCTTTCTTCCCATTTGGTTTCTCTTCCAAGCAGCGCCTGGGAACAGGGACGGAGGAGAGGTTGGTTTAAATTCTTCTGGGGTTGTGCGTCTTTAGATGTGACTTTGATGGAGTGTGGAATTAGGTTAGAGTTGCTGgggtctttcttttttcttttttgtttttttttaaaagtaagGCTAGGAGAAGGGAAGGTGGTGGGGTCGCTCATTTGGGCATTAAACTACTGGTGGGAGACTTCAATGGTATTCAATACACAATGAATAGTTCCGGACAGGGGCCAGTGGAAAGGAGCTTTGAGCAACGTATATTCTAATTTCTtccaattatttatttttgtttactgGTTCATGGGTCTTGACAGTCTTGTATTGAAGCTGCTTCAGATATCCATCCGAACTTTTTGTATAAGTATTTCGATCACTCCTATATCTCCTCCTTTTGAAGCTCATTtctgtagatttttttttttatctctttctaattttcatgacCTTAGATACATCCTTGTTAATCACATCTTCTTTTTAATACAGCGATTGAACTCTTGATTGGGAAAAATGTATGCAATAATGTCTAGTATCTTATACTAGTGTAAGAtatagtttttgtttttgtttttgtttttggtaggaaaaaaaaagactttataAAACCAGATTGTCGAGATAAAGCAGATATTTGCGGTGTATAACAAGGAGTACGATTGAGGTATTAATTGCAGACTGCTGGCAACGCCGTTTCCCATGCATTTACGTAACGGGGCGTTGAATCATGGGAGAGGATTTATTGCTTCACCTTTTGtactagctttttttttttttttttaaaaaaaaagttaaaaacaaGAGAGAATGGCACCTCAATTTTGACCACAACGTATAAtgccagaaaaaaaaattgatcgaTGAAATATACCTTAAAAgatcaacaaataaataaaaatgaattaaaaattatttatttagtaaaaaaatttctcaacaatatttttattaatatctcaaaaaattttctttataatatattatatgtatatttatagaatATGATCTCTTAATCTTAATTTGAATATTAAACTCGATACtagaattattttattaaaaatatgaaaCCTGATTAAAATTTGATACGGTTTGCAAtataaaatttgtaaaaaaatatgTCAAAAGCTTCTGAACCCATTCGCTTGCATGCGctataaaacaaaaaattaaatttgagtACAGGATCCTATGAAAGAATAGTGAGCACACCAGGTGAAAAGATTGCGAAATTTTCTCATGCATGTCTGCTATTTGCACTAATCAGGCACATGAGATGGTACAAGATGAGTAATGGCCTGGCATGGCTAACCATGATGAGTCCTTTGTACTCAAAAAGGCTATGTGCATGGCTCGTGACTATTTGAACATCATTTAATTATATGTCTGTGGTCATTTGATTGCTGAggctcaaaaattaatttttgtcttGGAAGGCATGACACTCGAGTGCAAGTCAGTAATCTTGGTCAGATAGGTGTCTTAATTACTGTTGAGTTTCTAATGGTGCCACTTATCCCAaacaattaaattaaaataaaacaataaaaaataatccATTATATAATTTGCTGCTAATGTCTCAACTCTTGCTGTTATTTCTTCAGTCATATGGATTCTAAAAGAGCAAAATATCCATTGGTAGGATCAAATTAATTCTCTCTTGCGTGTGTTCTCTTGTTCCTCCTAATTAACAAAAGCTTcaattatgtatatgtatgtatgtatacatacacgTATACATATAGGACATataacatacacacacatatacatatgttaGAATATATAGGAGATACATGCTAGAATAGCTAAACTGATACAGATTATAGTAGTTATTTAGAGAACATGTTTTTATTTATCTCTAGCGGCTAAATGTTTTTATTTATCCTTCATGTATCCACTGGCACATGGTCTACCGACCACTCGATGGGACCATGGGTTCTGAAAACATTAAAAATGGTGTGTTTCATTCTGCAGCGCAATTAGGAAGAATTAATTAAGATGTTTTTACATTGTTTAGATGATGCAAACAAAGAGTGGGATGCTTAACCCCACACCTTTTCCCTACATTCTCTCCTAAGAAATAAAGGTTACAACACCATACATGCACTTATATTTTGGGCTTCTaagattactttttttttttttttttttacatcggCAACTCACATATAACGGATGTGAGTGCGGCCCATAACATCAAAAAGGATGAGAGAATACAAAGAAAACGGAACCGAGATATGGTTGTCCCAAATAAAACCTTCAGAATGCTGAGCTGCAAAAGACACCATCCAGTCCGCCACACTATTTGCCTTTCTGTAAGCATGAGTAGCCCGATGGGAGGTGTACTGATCCAAAAGTCTGTGGATGTCATGAATCAACCACATCTCACTGGTCGCACGATTCGGATCCTGAAGCCACTCGATCACCGTGGCTGAGTCTCCCTCAAGAACGATGCAGTTTGTGCCCAGCACTCACCTCGCATAGGAGGCGCC
Encoded here:
- the LOC103703127 gene encoding transcription repressor OFP13-like, with product MGRKLGLTSLFFKPRDTSRSSSYFSSSPSPSHSWPWPSCKHPKTLSFRAADGDDIYKTVNSAYVCSTESCFTHSSEERSESFSTASEDSGGDSLETVIRGLRSDRLFFKPGDTSSILEEAKAGAFPFKKSIALAMESEDPYHDFRVSMEEMVVAHGLKDWECLKELLLWYLRVNGKKTHGFIVGAFVDLLLGLASPPSYSSSSSMSFEIEEVEKEGSRSC